A window of Nocardia arthritidis genomic DNA:
ACCCGGTTCGCGCACCACCCTTTTCGCGCTGATCGGCACCGCCGCGCTGCTCGCCGTCGTCGCATCCGGGGTCCGCGCCGTCGCCACCGATATCGACGGTGCCGGTAACGCGTCGACGACTCGGCTGCGTGTCCGCCGAATCCTATTGGTACTGGCGATATTCGCGGTGCTGTTCCCGGCCTTGGGCGCCACCCCCATCGGCCGAGAGCTCTTGGAATGGCTTGTCGCCAACGTGCCCGGCACCGGCCTACTGCGCGACACCCAAAAGTACGTCGCGCTGGCGATGCCCGCATACGCGCTCTGCGCCGCCGCCGGATCCCACGCACTCGCCCAGCGCCTCTCGCAACGCGACCATCGATTCGACGAAACACCCGACCTCCCGGATCGGTCTGACGTCACCGCGAACTCGCCCACCACCATCTCTGAGGATCCGTCCGCAGACCCACCCATCGCCGCTGCGGCCTTGCCGACCTCCTCTACAAGGCCGTCCACCGTCGCGAATTCGTCTGCCCTTCCGGCAAATTCGACGACCACTCTCGTAAGATTCACAACGGCGGTGCTGTTCGCAGCCCTGCTTATCCTCCCCTTGCCGGATCTTGCTTGGGGCGTGCACGGCGCGATCGAACCGGTGCGCTATCCCGCCGACTGGGCCCAGGTCGCCGGAAAGCTGGACGGCCCAGGCGATATCGCGGTACTACCCGGCGGAATGTTCCGGAAATTCCCGTACACCGGCACTGCCCCGGTGCTGGATCCGGCACCCCGGATGCTGCCGAAGGACGTGTTGCAGACCGGTGAGCTCCCGGTGCGCGATCACACCGTCGCTGGCGAGGGCGCCCGGGCCCGGGCCGTGGAATCTCTACTTCTGCACGGCGGTTCGGCTCGGGAGCTGGCCGCGCTCGGTGTCGGCTGGGTACTTGTGGAACAGCACACCCCCGGCCCCCTGGGCGATTCGAAAAATACTGTCGCCCAATTGAATTCGGTTTACTCCGGCCACAACCTCACGCTGTACCGAGTCCCGGGCGCCGTAGATCGCCAACATGCGTCGGCATTCCAACGCGCACTCGCCTATGCGGCACACATTCTTTGGGCCGCATTGCTTGCCGCCGGGCTATTGTCGGCGATACCTAAGGTGCGGGCGGAATCAGCCCCGACCGATACTCCCCCCGCGCCGCCGCGGCGAGCACCTCGTACACTCCGTTTCCCGTTTGCTCCCAAGAGAATTCGCGGGCGCGGGCGCGGGCCTTCTCGCCCATGACGGTGCGGGTCGCGGGGTCGTCGAGCAGTTCGCCGACCGCGTCGGTCAATTGTGCGATGTCGTCGACCAGGATTCCGGTGACGCCGTCGACGACGGAGTCGGTGAGCCCGCGGGAGGCGCGGTAGCCGATGGTCGGCACGCCGTGCTGTGCCGCCTCGATGACGGCGAGCCCCCAGCCCTCCTTGCGCGAGGGCAGCACGTGCACCCATGCGCGGGAAAGCAATTCGTGTTTGCGGCGCTCGTCGACGTGGCCGTGGAAGGTGACGGCGTCGGCGATGCCGAGTGCGGCGGCGTCGGCGGCGAGATTGTCGGCCCACCAGCCGCCGCCGACAACGTCCAGGTGCAGATCGGGAATCCGGGTCCGCAGCCGAGCCACCGCGGCCAGCGCGTCCTCGATCTGCTTGTGTGGCACCAGCCGGGAGAGCACGACGACGCGCGGTCGCGCGGAACGGGTTTCGGCGGCGCCGGTCGGCGCGTCAGCGGGTACCGGTTCGGCGCCGTTGCGCACCACCGCGATTCGTGCTCGGTCGACGCCGAGGGTGGCCAGTTCCTCGGCCGAGGGCAGCGAAACGGTGAGGTATTGATTGCGCCGGTGCACCCGCGGGGACAGCCGTGATTCGATCCACCAGCCGATCCGGCCGACCAGCCGGCCGGCCACCGGCCATTGCTCCCGATGTCCGTGATGCACCAGGACCACCGATGGCGCACCGGTCGCAGCCGTGGCGAAGAACGGGATTCCGTTCTGGGTGTCGATCACCGCGTCGGGTCGCAGGCCGCGCAGCGGACCGAGACCGAGCCTGCCGAACAGGATGGCGGCGAGTGCGCGCGGGTAGACGGTGTAGCGCCCGCCGCCGCGGCTGATCTCGATGCCGTCGATCCGCTCGCGCCGCGGCGCGCCGGGATAGCGGGCGGTGCGCAGCGTGACCTTGACCCCGCGCGCGGACAGCCGGGCCCCTACCTGCTCGAGGTACCGTTCGCTGCCGCCGCCCTGTGGGTGCCCGGTGTCACGCCAGCAGAGCAGGAGGACTTCGCGCACGGTGGAGCTCTCTCGGTCGGAGACGGATGTAGCGCCTCACCATAACCCGACCGTCTATCGATCGGCCCGGCCCACACGGACAATCCCGGGGTCCGGACCGCGGAAACCCGACTGGACCATCGCGATAGTGTCCACCTGAGCCGGATGCACCGCGACACGCTGTGCGACACTCGGCGCCGTGCTTCGAGCGAAAACGTCGTCACCCGATCGCGCCGTCCCGAGCTTCGCGCGCCGGGCCACGCTGCGTCGCTCGTTACGCCTGCTCGCCAGCTTCAAATTCGAGCAGACCGATCCGGCCCACTTCTACGGCGGTATCGCCACCGACAGCGCCGAATTGATCGCCGATTACTACGCCGATCTCACCGGCCGCACGCTCTGCGGCGCCACCGTGCTCGATGTCGGCGGCGGCCCCGGCTATTTCGCGGACGAGTTCGGCGCGGCGGGCGCGCGGTATATCCCGGTGGAACCCGATCCGTCGGAACTGCATGCGGCGGGACTGTCTGTGTCGGGTGCGGTGCGCGGCTCGGGAATGGCGCTGCCCTTCCGGGACAATGCCGTCGATATCTGTTTTTCCTCGAACGTCGCCGAACATGTGCCGCAACCGTGGCTGATGGCCGAGGAGATGGTGCGGGTGACCCGGCCCGGCGGGCTGATCGTGCTCTCGTACACGGTGTGGCTCGGACCGTTCGGCGGGCACGAAACCGGTCCGTGGCATTACCTCGGCGGCGAGTACGCGGCCCGGCGGTATCGGCGCAAATATGGCAGGGAACCGAAGAATCGCTTCGGCGAATCACTGTTCGCCGTGCGCGCGTCGGACGGATTGCGCTGGGCGGCAACGACTTCCGCGGAGGTGCTGGCGGTATTCCCGCGCTACCACCCGCGCTGGGCCTGGTGGCTGGTCCGGATGCCGCTGCTCCGCGAATTCCTGGTGAGCAATCTGGTGGTGGTGGCGACCAAGGTTTGAGCTACTGCTCGAGCCGGCCGCGCCGCCAGTGCCTGCGACCGCAAATCTCGCGCACCGGTTCGCCCCACGGCGATTCCTGAATGGCCAGCCCGACGGTTTCCAGCGTGGTGAGCCCGACCTGATCGGCCAGCATGCCAACTACAGCAACGGCTTCCGCGGCCTGCATGGCCGCCGTCGCCTGCTCGATCGTCAGGGTGCGGCCCGGCAGGAAGGAGACAACCCAACCGCCGCCGCCGACACTCTTCGCCTGATGCTCGGTCTGATCGCTGGTCATCAGCGACCTGCCGACAACTTGCACCGCCATGACTCGGATCTCCCCAATTGCGGGTATCGGTTCGTGAATCGAGCGAGCTGATAAGTAGCTAAAGCATCC
This region includes:
- a CDS encoding glycosyltransferase family 4 protein, which gives rise to MREVLLLCWRDTGHPQGGGSERYLEQVGARLSARGVKVTLRTARYPGAPRRERIDGIEISRGGGRYTVYPRALAAILFGRLGLGPLRGLRPDAVIDTQNGIPFFATAATGAPSVVLVHHGHREQWPVAGRLVGRIGWWIESRLSPRVHRRNQYLTVSLPSAEELATLGVDRARIAVVRNGAEPVPADAPTGAAETRSARPRVVVLSRLVPHKQIEDALAAVARLRTRIPDLHLDVVGGGWWADNLAADAAALGIADAVTFHGHVDERRKHELLSRAWVHVLPSRKEGWGLAVIEAAQHGVPTIGYRASRGLTDSVVDGVTGILVDDIAQLTDAVGELLDDPATRTVMGEKARARAREFSWEQTGNGVYEVLAAAARGEYRSGLIPPAP
- a CDS encoding class I SAM-dependent methyltransferase, which produces MLRAKTSSPDRAVPSFARRATLRRSLRLLASFKFEQTDPAHFYGGIATDSAELIADYYADLTGRTLCGATVLDVGGGPGYFADEFGAAGARYIPVEPDPSELHAAGLSVSGAVRGSGMALPFRDNAVDICFSSNVAEHVPQPWLMAEEMVRVTRPGGLIVLSYTVWLGPFGGHETGPWHYLGGEYAARRYRRKYGREPKNRFGESLFAVRASDGLRWAATTSAEVLAVFPRYHPRWAWWLVRMPLLREFLVSNLVVVATKV